One Electrophorus electricus isolate fEleEle1 chromosome 13, fEleEle1.pri, whole genome shotgun sequence DNA segment encodes these proteins:
- the rnf144aa gene encoding probable E3 ubiquitin-protein ligase RNF144A-A, translated as MTTARYRPTWDLALDPLVSCKLCLGEFPLEQMTTITQCQCVFCTLCLKQYVELLIKEGLETAISCPDSACPKRGHLQENEIECMVASEIMQRYRKLQFEKEVLLDPCRTWCPSSSCQAVCQLKEPDASRPQLVHCGSCTLEFCSACKSGWHPGQDCQENPPITAFLPGETSSFFKSDDDDAPIKRCPKCKVYIERDEGCAQMMCKNCKHAFCWYCLESLDDDFLLIHYDKGPCRNKLGHSRASVIWHRTQVVGIFAGFGLLLLVASPFLLLATPFVLCCKCKCSKGDDDPLPT; from the exons ATGACCACGGCCCGGTATCGGCCCACCTGGGACTTGGCCCTGGACCCGCTGGTCTCCTGCAAGCTGTGCCTGGGAGAGTTCCCCCTCGAGCAGATGaccaccatcacacagtgcCAATGTGTCTTCTGCACACTG TGCCTGAAGCAGTATGTGGAACTTCTCATTAAAGAGGGCCTTGAAACTGCTATTAGCTGCCCAGATTCCGCCTGTCCAAAACGAGGACATTTACAAGAAAACGAG ATCGAGTGCATGGTGGCATCTGAGATAATGCAGAGATACAGGAAGCTGCAGTTCGAGAAAG AGGTGCTGCTGGACCCGTGCCGGACATGGTGCCCGTCATCGTCGTGCCAAGCCGTGTGCCAGCTTAAAGAGCCAGACGCCTCGCGGCCCCAGCTGGTGCACTGCGGCAGCTGCACGCTGGAGTTCTGCTCAGCCTGCAAGAGTGGCTGGCACCCGGGTCAGGACTGCCAGGAGAACCCACCCATCACCGCCTTCCTGCCCGGGGAGACCAG TTCTTTCTTTAAGAGTGACGATGATGACGCGCCTATAAAGCGCTGTCCAAAATGTAAAGTCTACATCGAGAGAGACGAGGGCTGTGCTCAGATGATGTGTAAGAACTGCAAGCATGCCTTCTGCTGGTACTGCCTGGAGTCTCTGGAT GATGACTTCCTCCTGATCCATTATGACAAAGGCCCCTGCCGAAACAAGCTGGGCCACTCCAGAGCCTCCGTGATCTGGCACAGAACGCAG GTGGTGGGTATCTTCGCCGGGTTcggcctgctgctgctggtagCCTCTCCGTTCCTGCTCCTGGCCACGCCGTTTGTGCTCTGCTGCAAGTGCAAGTGTAGCAAAGGCGACGACGATCCCCTGCCGACCTAA
- the itgb1bp1 gene encoding integrin beta-1-binding protein 1 isoform X1: protein MKRRLQTGPQPVPNRDPIVCWNTGCPECWRHGEECSGRSRSVTAAAAPKAARSAPRSVDSSLGGLSRSSTVASLDTDSTKSSGNSASEACAEFRVKYVGCIEKLHFEMSKTLQEPLDLISYIDAAQQDGKLPFVPGEEEMILGVSKYGVKVASLDQCDVLHRHPLYLVVRMLCYDDGLGAGKNLLALSTTDVKQQECSIWVYQCSSAEHAQAICKVLSASFDCALASEKS from the exons ATGAAACGGCGCCTCCAAACTGGCCCGCAACCAGTTCCCAACAGAG ATCCCATTGTCTGCTGGAACACTGGATGCCCGGAGTGCTGGCGTCATGGTGAAGAATGTTCCGGAAGGTCAAGAAGCgtcacagcagcagcagctcccaAAGCAGCGAGATCAGCACCAAGA TCTGTAGACTCCAGCCTGGGAGGCCTGTCCAGGTCTAGCACAGTTGCCAGCCTCGACACGGACTCCACCAAGAGCTCAG GTAACAGTGCATCCGAGGCATGTGCTGAGTTCAGAGTGAAATATGTGGGCTGCATTGAGAAACTGCACTTCGAGATGAGCAAAACTCTCCAGGAACCACTAGACTTGATCAGCTATATCGATGCAGCTCAG CAAGATGGAAAGCTGCCGTTTGTGCCCGGGGAAGAGGAGATGATCCTGGGAGTGTCCAAGTACGGAGTCAAAGTGGCATCCCTGGACCAGTGT GACGTGTTGCACCGGCACCCGCTCTACCTGGTCGTGCGCATGCTGTGCTATGACGACGGCCTAGGCGCCGGCAAAAACCTGCTGGCACTCAGCACCACCGACGTGAAGCAGCAGGAGTGCAGTATCTGGGTGTACCAGTGCAGCAGCGCG GAGCATGCCCAGGCCATCTGTAAAGTTCTCTCAGCTTCCTTTGACTGTGCTCTGGCCTCTGAGAAATCCTGA
- the itgb1bp1 gene encoding integrin beta-1-binding protein 1 isoform X3 yields MFRKVKKRHSSSSSQSSEISTKSKSVDSSLGGLSRSSTVASLDTDSTKSSGNSASEACAEFRVKYVGCIEKLHFEMSKTLQEPLDLISYIDAAQQDGKLPFVPGEEEMILGVSKYGVKVASLDQCDVLHRHPLYLVVRMLCYDDGLGAGKNLLALSTTDVKQQECSIWVYQCSSAEHAQAICKVLSASFDCALASEKS; encoded by the exons ATGTTCCGGAAGGTCAAGAAGCgtcacagcagcagcagctcccaAAGCAGCGAGATCAGCACCAAGAGTAAG TCTGTAGACTCCAGCCTGGGAGGCCTGTCCAGGTCTAGCACAGTTGCCAGCCTCGACACGGACTCCACCAAGAGCTCAG GTAACAGTGCATCCGAGGCATGTGCTGAGTTCAGAGTGAAATATGTGGGCTGCATTGAGAAACTGCACTTCGAGATGAGCAAAACTCTCCAGGAACCACTAGACTTGATCAGCTATATCGATGCAGCTCAG CAAGATGGAAAGCTGCCGTTTGTGCCCGGGGAAGAGGAGATGATCCTGGGAGTGTCCAAGTACGGAGTCAAAGTGGCATCCCTGGACCAGTGT GACGTGTTGCACCGGCACCCGCTCTACCTGGTCGTGCGCATGCTGTGCTATGACGACGGCCTAGGCGCCGGCAAAAACCTGCTGGCACTCAGCACCACCGACGTGAAGCAGCAGGAGTGCAGTATCTGGGTGTACCAGTGCAGCAGCGCG GAGCATGCCCAGGCCATCTGTAAAGTTCTCTCAGCTTCCTTTGACTGTGCTCTGGCCTCTGAGAAATCCTGA
- the itgb1bp1 gene encoding integrin beta-1-binding protein 1 isoform X2 yields MSWTSSGRWLDPIVCWNTGCPECWRHGEECSGRSRSVTAAAAPKAARSAPRSVDSSLGGLSRSSTVASLDTDSTKSSGNSASEACAEFRVKYVGCIEKLHFEMSKTLQEPLDLISYIDAAQQDGKLPFVPGEEEMILGVSKYGVKVASLDQCDVLHRHPLYLVVRMLCYDDGLGAGKNLLALSTTDVKQQECSIWVYQCSSAEHAQAICKVLSASFDCALASEKS; encoded by the exons ATGTCATGGACCAGTTCAGGACGGTGGCTTG ATCCCATTGTCTGCTGGAACACTGGATGCCCGGAGTGCTGGCGTCATGGTGAAGAATGTTCCGGAAGGTCAAGAAGCgtcacagcagcagcagctcccaAAGCAGCGAGATCAGCACCAAGA TCTGTAGACTCCAGCCTGGGAGGCCTGTCCAGGTCTAGCACAGTTGCCAGCCTCGACACGGACTCCACCAAGAGCTCAG GTAACAGTGCATCCGAGGCATGTGCTGAGTTCAGAGTGAAATATGTGGGCTGCATTGAGAAACTGCACTTCGAGATGAGCAAAACTCTCCAGGAACCACTAGACTTGATCAGCTATATCGATGCAGCTCAG CAAGATGGAAAGCTGCCGTTTGTGCCCGGGGAAGAGGAGATGATCCTGGGAGTGTCCAAGTACGGAGTCAAAGTGGCATCCCTGGACCAGTGT GACGTGTTGCACCGGCACCCGCTCTACCTGGTCGTGCGCATGCTGTGCTATGACGACGGCCTAGGCGCCGGCAAAAACCTGCTGGCACTCAGCACCACCGACGTGAAGCAGCAGGAGTGCAGTATCTGGGTGTACCAGTGCAGCAGCGCG GAGCATGCCCAGGCCATCTGTAAAGTTCTCTCAGCTTCCTTTGACTGTGCTCTGGCCTCTGAGAAATCCTGA
- the adam17a gene encoding disintegrin and metalloproteinase domain-containing protein 17a isoform X1, translating to MRQLVVFTIALLPFWVDGAIKPRSVEHSWSKLDDGEELEALSSLLADFDILPASSLQRHSIRKRDVDSPTHVERLVSFTALKRHFKLYLTTNIELFTDDFKAVVLNEHGREENYEVQLQNYFRGHVVGEEHSRVQAHMDGEEFSAHILTDEAEYNVEPLWRITETVPDGRLLVYRSDDIRNISRLASPTVCGYTQAEAQELLPDLARATQDASLHEEPSHRARRQAYSHKKNTCTLLLVADYRFFHYMGRGEESTTLNYLIELIDRVDDIYRNTSWDEEFKGYGVQIQQIIINKGPTNVSSGQIHYNMEGSPRPKDFQVWDVKKLLEQFSVDIADNASSVCLAHLFTYQDFDEGTLGLAYVASSRDQALGGLCSKPYYPSKSVEKPSYLNTGLTSTKNYGKTILTKEADLVTTHELGHNFGAEHDPDNIPYCAPSDDQGGKFVMYPIAVSGDHVNNKRFSNCSKASVSRTLRVKAPMCFRVRSSKLCGNSRVEEGEQCDPGLLHLQDDLCCTANCMFKNGAQCSDRNSPCCNNCRFQEAQKICQESINATCKATSKCTGQSSECPAPGNLPDGTECVDKGVCRQGECMPFCEAKQSSRSCACNDTDHSCKVCCKNGSGVCTPYIYATGDYLYLRKGKPCTVGFCDGHGKCMKQVQDVVERLWDFIDKLDINTFGKFLADNIVGSVVVFSLLFWIPLSILVHCVDKKLDRQFEEDSKTLMFPSQMVVEVCSKASECGDAEWSRGGSQAHRQGACSAFPFGSPAPTGPTQQQQHLATGTGPVRSPRPCPGLRRTKSGSAANGHHRRGSERGLTAGRAGGRLPAQPLDGQVLRGPHRADAAKPTRQEEAAEAAPPRQ from the exons ATGAGGCAGTTGGTCGTCTTTACCATCGCATTGCTCCCGTTTTGGGTGGACGGTGCGATTAAGCCGAGATCCGTCGAGCATAGCTGGTCAAAGCTGGACGACGGCGAAGAGTTGG AAGCCCTCAGCTCTTTACTGGCAGACTTTGACATCTTGCCTGCCTCTAGCCTCCAGCGGCACTCTATAAGAAAGAGGGATGTGGACTCGCCAACCCACGTAGAACGCCTGGTCAGCTTTACAGCACTGAAGAG GCATTTCAAGTTATACCTGACCACCAACATAGAGCTTTTCACAGACGACTTCAAGGCCGTAGTTTTAAACGAGCATGGGAGGGAGGAGAATTATGAAGTCCAGCTCCAGAATTACTTCAGAGGCCATGTAGTAG GTGAGGAACACTCACGAGTGCAGGCGCACATGGACGGGGAGGAGTTCTCAGCCCACATCCTCACCGACGAAGCTGAGTACAATGTGGAG CCACTGTGGAGAATTACGGAGACGGTGCCAGACGGGCGTCTGCTCGTCTACCGCTCGGACGATATCCGCAATATCAGCCGCCTCGCCTCGCCCACAGTGTGCGGTTACACGCAGGCCGAGGCACAGGAGTTGCTACCAGACCTGGCCCGGGCCACGCAGGACGCCTCGCTGCATGAGG AGCCCAGCCACAGAGCGCGGAGGCAGGCTTACAGCCACAAGAAGAACACCTGCACGCTGCTGCTGGTGGCCGACTATCGCTTCTTCCACTACATGGGCCGTGGGGAGGAGAGCACCACCCTCAACTATCTG ATCGAGCTGATTGACCGCGTGGATGACATCTACAGGAATACATCGTGGGACGAGGAATTTAAGGGCTACGGTGTGCAGATCCAGCAG ATAATCATAAACAAGGGGCCGACCAATGTGTCTTCAGGACAGATTCACTACAACATGGAGGGCAGCCCGCGGCCAAAGGACTTTCAAGTGTGGGATGTGAAGAAGCTTCTGGAA CAATTCAGTGTGGACATTGCAGACAATGCCTCCAGTGTTTGCCTGGCCCACCTCTTCACCTACCAGGACTTCGATGAGGGCACGCTGGGTCTGGCCTATGTGGCCTCCTCCAGGGACCAGGCCTTAGGAGGACTCTGCTCCAAAC CTTACTACCCATCCAAGTCTGTGGAGAAACCCAGCTACCTAAACACTGGCTTAACCAGCACTAAGAACTATGGCAAGACCATTCTCACTAAG GAAGCCGACCTTGTGACCACTCACGAGCTTGGACACAACTTTGGAGCAGAGCATGACCCAGACAACATCCCGTACTGTGCGCCGAGCGATGACCAAGGGGGCAAGTTTGTCATGTACCCCATCGCTGTTAGTGGAGACCATGTCAACAACAAG CGATTCTCCAACTGCAGCAAGGCCTCCGTGAGCAGGACGCTCCGGGTCAAGGCTCCCATGTGCTTCCGGGTGAGGAGCAGCAAGCTGTGCGGTAATTCccgggtggaggagggggagcaGTGCGACCCGGGGCTCCTTCACCTCCAGGATGACCTCTGCTGCACAGCCAACTGCATGTTCAAGAACGGCGCACAGTGCAG TGACAGGAACAGTCCCTGCTGCAACAACTGCAGATTCCAGGAAGCACAGAAGATTTGCCAGGAGTCCATCAATGCCACATGTAAAGCCACGTCCAAGTGCACGG GCCAGAGCAGTGAGTGCCCTGCGCCCGGAAACCTGCCCGACGGCACGGAGTGTGTGGACAAGGGCGTGTGTCGCCAGGGCGAGTGTATGCCCTTCTGTGAGGCCAAGCAGAGCAGCCGCTCCTGTGCCTGCAACG ACACGGACCACTCGTGTAAAGTGTGCTGTAAGAATGGGAGCGGAGTGTGCACACCTTACATTTATGCGACTGGAGACTACCTCTACCTGCGGAAGGGCAAACCATGCACCGTGGGCTTCTGTGATGGCCAC GGCAAATGCATGAAGCAGGTGCAAGACGTGGTGGAGAGATTGTGGGACTTCATCGACAAGCTGGACATCAACACATTCG GGAAGTTCCTGGCTGATAATATTGTGGGCTCAGTGGtggttttctctcttctcttctggaTCCCGTTAAGCATTCTGGTGCACTGTGTG GACAAGAAGCTAGATAGACAGTTTGAAGAGGACTCCAAGACACTGATGTTTCCCAGC CagatggtggtggaggtgtgtagtaAAGCCtcag AATGTGGAGATGCTGAGTGGTCTCGAGGGGGCTCCCAAGCGCATCGTCAAGGGGCCTGCTCTGCCTTCCCTTTTGGCAGCCCGGCCCCCACCGGCCCcacccaacagcagcagcacctcGCCACCGGCACCGGGCCCGTCCGCAGCCCGCGGCCCTGCCCTGGCCTCCGCCGAACCAAGAGTGGATCCGCAGCGAATGGCCACCATCGCAGAGGATCCGAGCGGGGACTCACCGCAGGACGAGCTGGGGGCAGACTTCCTGCCCAGCCACTTGACGGCCAAGTCCTTCGAGGACCTCACCGAGCAGACGCCGCTAAACCGACCCGACAGGAAGAAGCTGCAGAGGCAGCCCCGCCTCGACAGTAA
- the iah1 gene encoding isoamyl acetate-hydrolyzing esterase 1 homolog, with product MSKSSTYTELPVVKWSRHFKNVVATFMTMSKSITWPRVVLFGDSITQFSFQANGWGSEIANKLARKCDVVNRGLSGYNSRWATVVLPRIIPKRAPDASIAAVTIAFGANDCSLEDKNPQQHVPCEEYKENLKEMVKFLASAGVSNDKVILITPPPLHEEWWEKECILKGSSLNRLNSVTGQYAQACVQTASHCGVDVLDLWSLMQKDGEDFSVYLSDGLHLSDKGNQFVAEHLWRLLESRVADLPFILPYWADVDPKTPENSLL from the exons ATGAGTAAATCTAGCACTTATACCGAGCTGCCCGTAGTGAAATGGtcaaggcattttaaaaacGTTGTGGCTACATTTATGACAATGTCTAAAAGCATTACTTGGCCCCGAGTCGTTCTCTTTGGAGACTCGATTACTCAG TTTTCGTTCCAGGCGAACGGCTGGGGCTCCGAAATCGCAAACAAGCTTGCGAG AAAATGCGACGTGGTGAACAGAGGCCTGTCCGGCTACAACTCCAGGTGGGCTACGGTGGTCCTCCCTCGCATCATTCCCAAACGCGCCCCGGACGCCTCCATCGCAGCGGTCACCATCGCCTTCGGTGCCAACGACTGTTCCCTGGAAG ATAAGAATCCACAGCAACATGTTCCATGTGAGGAATACAAAGAGAACTTGAAAGAAATGGTTAAATTCCTCGCCTCAGCCGGGGTGTCTAATGACAAAGTTATATTAATTACACCTCCACCACTTCATGAGGAATGGTGGGAGAAAGAGTGCATCCTGAAAG GCTCATCCCTGAACCGTCTTAACTCTGTGACTGGGCAATATGCCCAGGCCTGTGTCCAGACTGCAAGCCACTGTGGAGTGGATGTATTGGACCTCTGGTCCCTTATGCAGAAAGATGgagag GATTTCTCAGTGTACCTCTCAGATGGCTTGCACCTCTCCGACAAGGGCAACCAGTTTGTGGCTGAACACCTGTGGAGACTCCTGGAGAGTCGAGTGGCTGACTTGCCTTTCATCCTGCCGTACTGGGCAGATGTAGATCCCAAGACCCCAGAGAACAGCCTGCTGTGA
- the adam17a gene encoding disintegrin and metalloproteinase domain-containing protein 17a isoform X2 — translation MRQLVVFTIALLPFWVDGAIKPRSVEHSWSKLDDGEELEALSSLLADFDILPASSLQRHSIRKRDVDSPTHVERLVSFTALKRHFKLYLTTNIELFTDDFKAVVLNEHGREENYEVQLQNYFRGHVVGEEHSRVQAHMDGEEFSAHILTDEAEYNVEPLWRITETVPDGRLLVYRSDDIRNISRLASPTVCGYTQAEAQELLPDLARATQDASLHEEPSHRARRQAYSHKKNTCTLLLVADYRFFHYMGRGEESTTLNYLIELIDRVDDIYRNTSWDEEFKGYGVQIQQIIINKGPTNVSSGQIHYNMEGSPRPKDFQVWDVKKLLEQFSVDIADNASSVCLAHLFTYQDFDEGTLGLAYVASSRDQALGGLCSKPYYPSKSVEKPSYLNTGLTSTKNYGKTILTKEADLVTTHELGHNFGAEHDPDNIPYCAPSDDQGGKFVMYPIAVSGDHVNNKRFSNCSKASVSRTLRVKAPMCFRVRSSKLCGNSRVEEGEQCDPGLLHLQDDLCCTANCMFKNGAQCSDRNSPCCNNCRFQEAQKICQESINATCKATSKCTGQSSECPAPGNLPDGTECVDKGVCRQGECMPFCEAKQSSRSCACNDTDHSCKVCCKNGSGVCTPYIYATGDYLYLRKGKPCTVGFCDGHGKCMKQVQDVVERLWDFIDKLDINTFGKFLADNIVGSVVVFSLLFWIPLSILVHCVDKKLDRQFEEDSKTLMFPSNVEMLSGLEGAPKRIVKGPALPSLLAARPPPAPPNSSSTSPPAPGPSAARGPALASAEPRVDPQRMATIAEDPSGDSPQDELGADFLPSHLTAKSFEDLTEQTPLNRPDRKKLQRQPRLDSKETAC, via the exons ATGAGGCAGTTGGTCGTCTTTACCATCGCATTGCTCCCGTTTTGGGTGGACGGTGCGATTAAGCCGAGATCCGTCGAGCATAGCTGGTCAAAGCTGGACGACGGCGAAGAGTTGG AAGCCCTCAGCTCTTTACTGGCAGACTTTGACATCTTGCCTGCCTCTAGCCTCCAGCGGCACTCTATAAGAAAGAGGGATGTGGACTCGCCAACCCACGTAGAACGCCTGGTCAGCTTTACAGCACTGAAGAG GCATTTCAAGTTATACCTGACCACCAACATAGAGCTTTTCACAGACGACTTCAAGGCCGTAGTTTTAAACGAGCATGGGAGGGAGGAGAATTATGAAGTCCAGCTCCAGAATTACTTCAGAGGCCATGTAGTAG GTGAGGAACACTCACGAGTGCAGGCGCACATGGACGGGGAGGAGTTCTCAGCCCACATCCTCACCGACGAAGCTGAGTACAATGTGGAG CCACTGTGGAGAATTACGGAGACGGTGCCAGACGGGCGTCTGCTCGTCTACCGCTCGGACGATATCCGCAATATCAGCCGCCTCGCCTCGCCCACAGTGTGCGGTTACACGCAGGCCGAGGCACAGGAGTTGCTACCAGACCTGGCCCGGGCCACGCAGGACGCCTCGCTGCATGAGG AGCCCAGCCACAGAGCGCGGAGGCAGGCTTACAGCCACAAGAAGAACACCTGCACGCTGCTGCTGGTGGCCGACTATCGCTTCTTCCACTACATGGGCCGTGGGGAGGAGAGCACCACCCTCAACTATCTG ATCGAGCTGATTGACCGCGTGGATGACATCTACAGGAATACATCGTGGGACGAGGAATTTAAGGGCTACGGTGTGCAGATCCAGCAG ATAATCATAAACAAGGGGCCGACCAATGTGTCTTCAGGACAGATTCACTACAACATGGAGGGCAGCCCGCGGCCAAAGGACTTTCAAGTGTGGGATGTGAAGAAGCTTCTGGAA CAATTCAGTGTGGACATTGCAGACAATGCCTCCAGTGTTTGCCTGGCCCACCTCTTCACCTACCAGGACTTCGATGAGGGCACGCTGGGTCTGGCCTATGTGGCCTCCTCCAGGGACCAGGCCTTAGGAGGACTCTGCTCCAAAC CTTACTACCCATCCAAGTCTGTGGAGAAACCCAGCTACCTAAACACTGGCTTAACCAGCACTAAGAACTATGGCAAGACCATTCTCACTAAG GAAGCCGACCTTGTGACCACTCACGAGCTTGGACACAACTTTGGAGCAGAGCATGACCCAGACAACATCCCGTACTGTGCGCCGAGCGATGACCAAGGGGGCAAGTTTGTCATGTACCCCATCGCTGTTAGTGGAGACCATGTCAACAACAAG CGATTCTCCAACTGCAGCAAGGCCTCCGTGAGCAGGACGCTCCGGGTCAAGGCTCCCATGTGCTTCCGGGTGAGGAGCAGCAAGCTGTGCGGTAATTCccgggtggaggagggggagcaGTGCGACCCGGGGCTCCTTCACCTCCAGGATGACCTCTGCTGCACAGCCAACTGCATGTTCAAGAACGGCGCACAGTGCAG TGACAGGAACAGTCCCTGCTGCAACAACTGCAGATTCCAGGAAGCACAGAAGATTTGCCAGGAGTCCATCAATGCCACATGTAAAGCCACGTCCAAGTGCACGG GCCAGAGCAGTGAGTGCCCTGCGCCCGGAAACCTGCCCGACGGCACGGAGTGTGTGGACAAGGGCGTGTGTCGCCAGGGCGAGTGTATGCCCTTCTGTGAGGCCAAGCAGAGCAGCCGCTCCTGTGCCTGCAACG ACACGGACCACTCGTGTAAAGTGTGCTGTAAGAATGGGAGCGGAGTGTGCACACCTTACATTTATGCGACTGGAGACTACCTCTACCTGCGGAAGGGCAAACCATGCACCGTGGGCTTCTGTGATGGCCAC GGCAAATGCATGAAGCAGGTGCAAGACGTGGTGGAGAGATTGTGGGACTTCATCGACAAGCTGGACATCAACACATTCG GGAAGTTCCTGGCTGATAATATTGTGGGCTCAGTGGtggttttctctcttctcttctggaTCCCGTTAAGCATTCTGGTGCACTGTGTG GACAAGAAGCTAGATAGACAGTTTGAAGAGGACTCCAAGACACTGATGTTTCCCAGC AATGTGGAGATGCTGAGTGGTCTCGAGGGGGCTCCCAAGCGCATCGTCAAGGGGCCTGCTCTGCCTTCCCTTTTGGCAGCCCGGCCCCCACCGGCCCcacccaacagcagcagcacctcGCCACCGGCACCGGGCCCGTCCGCAGCCCGCGGCCCTGCCCTGGCCTCCGCCGAACCAAGAGTGGATCCGCAGCGAATGGCCACCATCGCAGAGGATCCGAGCGGGGACTCACCGCAGGACGAGCTGGGGGCAGACTTCCTGCCCAGCCACTTGACGGCCAAGTCCTTCGAGGACCTCACCGAGCAGACGCCGCTAAACCGACCCGACAGGAAGAAGCTGCAGAGGCAGCCCCGCCTCGACAGTAAGGAGACGGCGTGCTGA